The Planococcus versutus genome contains a region encoding:
- a CDS encoding DUF3238 domain-containing protein, producing MQHAIDIIVVEQSDTLIYFRWSSTEDVCRVKRGDQVVYTGTQNFFKDEGLIEGELYTYTIERLDGSGKWMDKIKMQTGTENRQIDSMNRLAELVITTIVSESRISLAWGKIDDITTFDIYRNSEWIETVEKNQYTDRAVSNEQHFTYWVRGKRPVTKSNENDGKKPFTLNKLFGSLNPSSPPEKAAMEEFWITKKIAPLQSLLNDTEEQVKHPIWHFRYNTFLPDSLLKNPNLLSPFHYFKGDDRKFDPEATQSRTHVKFTVSFQDTLPTLTWDKNVGPTIGYNWRKKFSKADVASDEKINLKKTVTSDSKCSLVLTHSVGNPLTTSPAIDYKLSASFHRNGIYDVISVHDQSPNHEVYLKLDNETEWTELHQSESEGLAFMAGPTANKYWRLSNFC from the coding sequence ATGCAACACGCTATAGATATTATTGTAGTAGAGCAATCTGATACGTTAATTTATTTTCGGTGGTCTAGCACAGAAGATGTCTGTCGAGTCAAAAGAGGAGACCAAGTCGTTTATACGGGGACTCAAAATTTTTTCAAAGATGAAGGATTGATCGAAGGAGAATTGTATACGTATACCATTGAACGCTTAGATGGATCTGGAAAATGGATGGACAAAATCAAGATGCAAACCGGCACTGAAAATCGTCAAATTGATAGCATGAACCGGTTGGCGGAATTGGTGATAACAACAATTGTTTCAGAAAGTCGAATCTCTTTAGCATGGGGAAAAATTGACGACATCACGACTTTCGATATTTATCGAAATAGTGAATGGATCGAAACGGTGGAAAAAAATCAATATACCGATCGTGCTGTTTCAAACGAACAACATTTTACGTATTGGGTGCGTGGAAAACGTCCTGTCACAAAATCTAACGAAAACGATGGAAAGAAACCATTTACTTTGAACAAACTCTTTGGATCTTTAAATCCAAGCTCTCCCCCCGAAAAAGCAGCGATGGAAGAGTTTTGGATAACTAAAAAAATAGCACCTCTTCAATCATTATTGAATGATACAGAAGAACAAGTCAAGCACCCTATTTGGCATTTCCGTTACAACACTTTCTTGCCAGATAGCCTATTAAAAAATCCGAATTTGTTGTCACCTTTTCACTATTTTAAAGGAGACGACCGAAAATTTGATCCGGAAGCTACGCAATCCCGGACGCACGTTAAGTTTACTGTGTCTTTTCAAGACACTCTGCCTACTTTGACATGGGATAAAAACGTTGGTCCGACAATTGGCTACAATTGGCGAAAAAAGTTCAGCAAAGCAGATGTCGCTTCAGACGAAAAAATCAATTTGAAAAAAACCGTAACATCAGACTCTAAATGCTCACTAGTGTTAACGCATAGCGTTGGAAATCCACTTACTACTTCACCAGCCATTGATTATAAACTATCCGCTAGCTTTCACCGTAATGGCATCTATGACGTCATTAGCGTACATGATCAATCACCTAACCACGAAGTGTATTTAAAACTAGACAACGAAACAGAATGGACAGAACTTCATCAATCCGAAAGTGAAGGATTGGCTTTTATGGCCGGTCCAACTGCTAACAAATATTGGCGACTATCTAATTTTTGTTGA
- a CDS encoding DUF4440 domain-containing protein, with protein sequence MGELLKEIYALECSHIDPEVRISAEKLGNVLDDDFFEFGSSGGLIKRSDYKEDHQLSPDPMEIKFFDMHELGPDAVLTTYQVHNRNTGRLTNRSSIWKKRENGWKLFFHQGTVSAGDVFN encoded by the coding sequence ATGGGTGAGTTACTGAAAGAAATTTATGCCTTAGAATGTAGCCACATCGATCCAGAAGTTCGGATTTCTGCTGAAAAGCTTGGCAATGTGCTAGATGACGATTTTTTTGAATTTGGCAGTTCTGGTGGCCTCATAAAGCGCTCGGATTATAAAGAGGATCATCAGTTAAGTCCGGATCCAATGGAGATTAAATTTTTCGACATGCATGAATTGGGACCAGACGCTGTTCTCACCACTTATCAAGTACATAACCGGAATACGGGAAGACTAACAAATCGTAGTTCTATTTGGAAAAAGCGAGAGAATGGCTGGAAACTGTTTTTTCACCAAGGGACAGTTTCTGCTGGAGATGTGTTTAACTAA
- a CDS encoding cation diffusion facilitator family transporter: MGHDHDHFETVRSGNKKALATALVITAGIMLVEFFGGLFTNSLALIADSGHMLSDTVSLALSLLAIWFAGRAVSAKKTYGSYRFEIITAFINGITLFVMAGIIIYEAVQRLYEPAEVQGGWMLIIAAIGLLANLLSAWVLNRGADVDGNLNMKSAYMHIIGDALGSVGAIVAGLLILLFDWTIADPLISIAVALLILRSAWGILQNSLHILMEGTPEEIDTQEVEKRLLEIEGVLAVHDLHIWTITSGMDLFTCHIDVDMDIDEQEVLQQAIKLVHDSCGIEHTTIQIEKPKIVHPSLKV, from the coding sequence ATGGGACATGATCATGATCATTTTGAAACTGTAAGAAGTGGTAACAAAAAAGCGTTAGCTACTGCACTTGTCATAACAGCAGGTATTATGCTAGTTGAATTTTTCGGTGGACTTTTTACAAATAGCTTGGCATTGATTGCAGATAGCGGTCATATGTTGTCGGATACGGTTTCACTAGCACTTAGTTTGTTAGCCATTTGGTTTGCAGGAAGAGCTGTATCGGCTAAAAAGACGTATGGCTCTTATCGTTTTGAAATTATTACAGCTTTTATTAACGGCATTACTTTGTTTGTTATGGCGGGGATTATCATATATGAAGCCGTTCAGCGATTGTACGAACCTGCAGAAGTCCAAGGTGGGTGGATGTTGATAATTGCTGCCATCGGACTTTTAGCTAATTTGTTGAGCGCTTGGGTGTTAAATCGTGGCGCTGACGTTGACGGTAACTTAAATATGAAAAGTGCCTACATGCATATTATTGGAGATGCCTTAGGTTCGGTTGGAGCAATAGTTGCCGGATTGCTTATCTTGTTGTTCGATTGGACGATAGCCGATCCGCTTATTTCGATCGCGGTTGCATTATTAATATTGCGTAGTGCATGGGGAATTTTGCAGAACAGTCTTCATATTTTGATGGAAGGGACGCCGGAAGAAATTGATACACAAGAAGTAGAAAAGCGACTTCTTGAAATTGAGGGTGTATTAGCTGTTCACGATTTGCATATTTGGACAATCACTTCAGGAATGGATCTTTTCACTTGTCATATTGATGTTGATATGGATATAGACGAACAAGAAGTTTTGCAACAAGCAATAAAGTTAGTGCATGATAGTTGCGGAATTGAACACACCACAATTCAAATTGAAAAGCCAAAAATTGTACATCCTTCACTAAAAGTATAA
- a CDS encoding STAS domain-containing protein gives MNNEQRGILVGNKEQVKKFGNFDEVASHILALLSKQIGINSLFIAKNDGQTNDILKVHNKKKTLVEEGSSMPLSQSYCNLSVNHGSQPLVIEDVSENELTRSMKVTENFGRGTFVGIPVYYSDHTVYGTICGLDDQTYSFSEEDLTTFETMSTLLTYVLELEKANQQIQTLTAPIVPIMKGVAIVPVIGEITDSRAEFIIKHILEKCSIEPMDHLIIDVSGVHQINSVVGEYLLKIVNILKVIGVTPVITGIQPYMAVKVPHFASALKGVLIEANLEAALKRLGFIVMKESK, from the coding sequence ATGAACAACGAACAAAGGGGGATTTTAGTGGGAAACAAAGAACAAGTAAAAAAATTCGGTAACTTTGATGAAGTTGCTAGTCATATATTGGCGTTATTGAGTAAACAAATTGGCATAAACTCTTTGTTTATTGCTAAAAACGATGGTCAGACAAATGATATTCTTAAAGTACACAACAAAAAGAAAACTCTTGTTGAAGAAGGAAGTTCAATGCCACTTTCTCAATCGTACTGCAACTTGAGTGTCAATCACGGTAGCCAACCACTCGTTATAGAAGATGTTTCAGAAAATGAGTTGACTCGATCTATGAAAGTTACTGAAAACTTCGGTCGCGGCACATTTGTTGGTATTCCTGTTTATTACAGTGATCACACAGTGTACGGAACTATTTGTGGTTTAGATGATCAAACTTACAGCTTCTCTGAAGAAGACTTGACTACTTTTGAAACCATGTCAACATTGCTCACTTATGTATTAGAGCTTGAAAAAGCGAACCAACAAATTCAAACTTTAACTGCGCCTATCGTTCCTATAATGAAAGGAGTGGCGATTGTTCCCGTCATCGGTGAGATTACGGATTCTCGAGCAGAATTTATTATCAAACACATTCTTGAGAAATGCAGTATCGAACCGATGGATCATTTGATTATTGATGTTTCGGGAGTCCACCAAATCAACTCCGTCGTTGGAGAGTACTTATTAAAAATAGTAAATATTCTTAAAGTGATTGGTGTAACACCGGTTATTACAGGCATCCAGCCTTATATGGCAGTAAAAGTCCCTCATTTTGCAAGTGCTTTAAAAGGTGTATTGATAGAAGCTAATTTAGAAGCCGCTTTAAAACGGCTTGGATTTATAGTAATGAAAGAATCTAAATAA
- a CDS encoding TipAS antibiotic-recognition domain-containing protein, with protein MIDKEKFQGVKQKLVDDNEQRYGNEIREKFGDQLIDQSNAKMLNMSREKYREFMELEQQVVDHLVDAIKTNDSSSDAAQQTVRLHQQLAKLQ; from the coding sequence ATGATAGACAAAGAGAAATTTCAGGGGGTTAAGCAAAAGCTAGTCGACGATAACGAGCAACGATATGGCAATGAAATCCGTGAGAAATTTGGCGACCAATTGATCGATCAATCGAATGCCAAGATGTTAAATATGAGTCGAGAGAAATACCGAGAATTTATGGAGCTGGAGCAACAAGTAGTAGATCACTTAGTTGATGCGATAAAAACGAATGACTCATCAAGTGATGCAGCACAACAAACAGTTAGATTGCATCAACAGTTAGCCAAGTTACAGTAA
- a CDS encoding phosphotransferase family protein, whose product MTENQWLKLHAQSLEWVKAQLNPTAKVLDVYSLKGGTSSTLLELLVQEEDQQRFYVLRLFHKADWLAKEPDLAKHEAESLQYAKRAGLAVPRLIAYDETGENSGMPAVLMTKMPGSVVLQPSNDEQWLDSLAATLAKLHQTKVDNFSYDYFSYNDVFLLEKPIWSKFQHDWMRAFYIVSGGRPSFQECFIHRDFHPANILWEDRQVSAIVDWVNACRGPAGIDIGHCRVNLAQLYGISVANDFLTAYERHAGSSFTYDPYWDLLSLTDTLDGSPTVYPGWKVFGMKGLSDELMRHRLDDYLLSLLDRFDDF is encoded by the coding sequence ATGACAGAAAACCAGTGGCTTAAATTGCACGCGCAATCCTTAGAATGGGTAAAAGCACAATTGAATCCAACCGCAAAAGTTCTAGACGTTTACTCATTAAAAGGTGGAACTTCTTCAACTCTTTTAGAGTTACTTGTCCAAGAAGAAGATCAACAACGTTTTTATGTATTACGTCTTTTTCATAAAGCGGATTGGTTAGCAAAAGAACCTGATTTAGCAAAGCATGAAGCAGAAAGCCTTCAGTATGCAAAAAGAGCAGGTCTTGCGGTTCCTCGTTTGATTGCCTATGATGAAACAGGCGAAAATAGTGGGATGCCTGCGGTGTTAATGACCAAAATGCCTGGTTCTGTCGTACTTCAGCCCTCTAATGATGAGCAATGGCTTGATAGCTTGGCAGCGACACTAGCAAAATTACACCAGACAAAAGTAGACAATTTTTCTTATGACTACTTTTCGTATAACGATGTGTTCTTATTGGAAAAGCCTATTTGGTCGAAATTTCAACATGATTGGATGCGTGCTTTTTATATCGTCTCTGGGGGCCGTCCTTCATTTCAAGAATGTTTTATCCACAGAGATTTTCACCCAGCCAATATCCTTTGGGAAGATCGACAAGTAAGTGCTATCGTCGATTGGGTCAATGCGTGTCGAGGTCCAGCTGGAATTGATATTGGACATTGCCGAGTTAATTTGGCTCAACTGTACGGCATTTCTGTTGCGAATGATTTTTTGACGGCTTATGAGCGTCATGCGGGAAGTTCGTTTACTTATGATCCTTATTGGGACCTTCTGTCATTGACGGATACACTTGATGGTTCACCTACTGTTTACCCTGGCTGGAAAGTGTTTGGCATGAAAGGTCTGTCAGATGAATTGATGCGTCACCGTTTAGATGATTATTTATTGAGTTTGCTCGATCGTTTTGACGATTTTTAA
- a CDS encoding TraR/DksA C4-type zinc finger protein: MTDGQLKKLKKQLEEQVASLEERVEQTDEFETTELSNYDNHPADNATDLYDQERGLAMTQFKEEELEEAKAALAAIEEGTYGTCSVCGKDIPFERLEALPTALTCIDHADHDLDLESRPSEEDVLQASTKQPVKKEDGAIRDDEDSFEEVEDFGSSDTPQDQPNENSEKFFKDED, encoded by the coding sequence ATGACAGATGGACAACTAAAAAAGTTAAAAAAGCAGTTAGAAGAACAGGTAGCATCACTAGAAGAACGCGTTGAACAGACAGACGAGTTTGAGACAACAGAGCTTTCAAATTATGACAACCATCCAGCTGATAACGCAACAGATCTATACGATCAAGAGCGCGGTTTGGCGATGACTCAATTTAAAGAAGAAGAATTAGAAGAAGCAAAAGCTGCACTAGCTGCAATTGAAGAAGGCACATATGGAACCTGTTCGGTTTGTGGGAAAGACATTCCGTTTGAACGGTTAGAAGCATTGCCTACAGCCTTAACATGCATCGACCATGCAGACCATGACTTAGATTTGGAAAGTCGCCCTTCTGAGGAAGACGTGCTTCAAGCTTCTACAAAACAGCCTGTCAAAAAAGAAGACGGCGCTATTCGAGATGATGAAGATAGCTTTGAAGAAGTAGAAGATTTTGGATCATCCGATACGCCACAAGATCAACCAAATGAAAATTCAGAGAAGTTCTTTAAAGATGAGGATTAA
- a CDS encoding thiol-disulfide oxidoreductase DCC family protein: MKHAVVLFDGDCNFCDSSVKFIINHDPAAYFQFASLQSEVGQELTRKHKVPDDVDSLVLIQDGQAYVKSEGALMISHHLTGLWKLAHYLKPFPRALRDGAYDVIAKNRYKVFGKLDSCTLPPPHVRKRFLDK, translated from the coding sequence ATGAAACACGCCGTCGTATTATTTGATGGAGATTGCAATTTTTGCGACTCAAGCGTTAAATTTATTATAAATCATGATCCAGCTGCTTATTTTCAGTTTGCTTCATTGCAAAGTGAAGTCGGCCAAGAACTGACTAGAAAACACAAGGTTCCTGATGATGTAGACAGTTTGGTCCTTATACAAGACGGGCAAGCTTATGTAAAATCTGAAGGAGCTTTAATGATTTCACATCATTTAACGGGTCTTTGGAAACTGGCGCATTACTTGAAGCCGTTTCCTCGAGCACTTCGAGATGGAGCATACGATGTTATTGCCAAAAACCGTTACAAAGTGTTTGGGAAACTAGACAGTTGTACGTTGCCACCACCTCACGTCCGAAAACGATTTTTGGATAAGTAA
- a CDS encoding endonuclease/exonuclease/phosphatase family protein, with protein sequence MRLKTCHFARASYARRIYTAASAFRVYKPLTIVYILVMASSQAVGILGSIQQLSTIRFNRKGEVCMQEKKKKAPIVKVMSFNIAHGLGMDGRVDLERTAEVIEDSCANIIALQEVDRYFSDRSSFMDQVGWLSERLGMYAAYGPNINIAPQDSRRSNHQYGNVILSKSPIIFSENHLLTQVYCPFGNNEQRGMLETVIEIEGSYVSVFNTHLALKEDELATSVDEMLMIFKNSHFPKIIAGDFNAAPSSIHMQKLHHRVKDVFLKMKRGDSYTYPSPYVSSVSGEVFQPATRIDYIFADHYVEVIQVATIKTAVSDHLPIVADMILTNVKVNDKVRAAKVHITV encoded by the coding sequence GTGCGGCTGAAAACATGCCACTTCGCCAGAGCGTCTTATGCCCGTCGAATCTACACGGCTGCTTCTGCTTTTCGTGTTTACAAACCCTTAACAATTGTTTACATCCTTGTCATGGCATCTTCACAAGCAGTTGGTATACTGGGGTCAATTCAGCAACTGTCAACGATTCGTTTTAATCGAAAAGGAGAGGTTTGCATGCAGGAGAAGAAAAAGAAAGCGCCAATTGTTAAGGTCATGTCGTTTAATATTGCTCATGGTTTAGGAATGGACGGGAGAGTTGATTTAGAGCGGACTGCAGAAGTAATTGAAGATTCGTGTGCGAACATTATTGCCTTGCAGGAAGTTGATCGCTATTTTTCGGATCGCAGCTCATTTATGGATCAAGTGGGATGGTTGAGTGAACGACTTGGAATGTATGCGGCTTACGGGCCCAATATAAACATTGCACCGCAAGATTCAAGGCGTTCGAACCATCAGTACGGCAATGTGATATTAAGTAAGTCTCCAATCATATTTAGTGAAAATCACTTGCTAACACAAGTGTACTGTCCTTTTGGTAATAATGAACAGCGTGGTATGTTAGAGACTGTTATTGAGATAGAAGGCAGTTACGTGAGCGTCTTTAATACACATCTAGCCTTAAAAGAAGATGAGCTCGCGACAAGTGTCGATGAAATGTTAATGATTTTCAAAAACAGTCATTTCCCAAAGATTATTGCGGGTGATTTTAATGCCGCTCCTTCAAGTATTCATATGCAAAAGCTTCATCATCGTGTTAAAGATGTCTTTTTGAAAATGAAACGCGGAGATTCCTACACGTATCCCTCTCCTTACGTGAGTAGTGTATCAGGCGAAGTATTCCAGCCTGCTACACGGATTGACTATATTTTTGCCGATCATTATGTGGAAGTTATTCAAGTAGCAACTATTAAAACCGCGGTTTCTGATCACTTGCCAATTGTCGCAGACATGATCTTGACGAATGTTAAAGTGAATGATAAGGTCCGTGCAGCAAAAGTTCACATAACTGTATAA
- a CDS encoding TipAS antibiotic-recognition domain-containing protein: protein MYVADERFVAYCDNVQSGAAQFLRDTIASYKVNSRRSGLWAACLFYVVFIGSGKPFFAKRA, encoded by the coding sequence ATGTATGTAGCAGACGAGCGATTTGTTGCGTATTGCGATAACGTACAGTCAGGTGCTGCCCAATTCTTGAGAGACACGATCGCATCATATAAGGTTAATAGCAGGCGGTCCGGTTTATGGGCTGCCTGTCTTTTTTATGTGGTATTCATTGGGAGTGGAAAGCCTTTTTTTGCTAAGCGTGCGTAA